One segment of Streptomyces sp. YIM 121038 DNA contains the following:
- a CDS encoding SDR family oxidoreductase has translation MRRTVLVLGGTGVLGAALCARFSALGDEVVATARAGSRRRAAPAPGAALVPLDVTDEEGWPAALRAVGPERVDLVVDAIGAYTPAPLHTDKSAAERVLWVNSLARGRLLDQLVARLSPGSGVVRVDSSLGDFPSRTDTLVSAAKAADRVMSYALADSCRRRGVSFGSLVLTAVEESLDARQRALFVRRFGHEPPSAAAVAEAVSGLAALSGIAPGSARLWFPWHGIGGDPLAEDPC, from the coding sequence GTGAGGCGGACGGTCCTGGTCCTGGGGGGAACGGGAGTGCTCGGCGCGGCGCTGTGCGCGCGGTTCTCGGCCCTCGGGGACGAGGTGGTCGCCACGGCCCGCGCCGGGTCGCGCCGACGCGCCGCGCCCGCTCCCGGCGCCGCCCTCGTCCCCCTGGACGTGACCGACGAGGAGGGCTGGCCCGCCGCCCTGCGGGCCGTGGGACCCGAGCGCGTGGACCTCGTGGTGGACGCGATCGGCGCGTACACCCCGGCCCCGCTGCACACCGACAAGAGTGCGGCCGAGCGCGTGCTCTGGGTGAACTCCCTCGCGCGCGGACGCCTCCTGGACCAGCTGGTGGCGCGGCTCTCGCCGGGCAGCGGCGTCGTCCGCGTCGACAGCTCGCTCGGGGACTTCCCGTCGCGCACCGACACCCTGGTGTCGGCGGCGAAGGCCGCGGACCGGGTCATGTCGTACGCGCTCGCCGACAGCTGCCGTCGACGCGGCGTGTCGTTCGGTTCTCTGGTCCTCACCGCGGTGGAGGAGTCCCTCGACGCCCGTCAACGCGCGCTGTTCGTGCGGCGGTTCGGGCACGAGCCGCCCTCCGCCGCGGCCGTCGCCGAGGCGGTGTCGGGTCTCGCGGCCCTGTCCGGGATCGCACCGGGAAGCGCCCGCCTGTGGTTCCCGTGGCACGGCATCGGCGGCGATCCGCTGGCGGAGGACCCGTGCTGA
- a CDS encoding MFS transporter, with product MSRLPRLLPPRPALRTYALITLVESAGNSLFIAGSAIFFIRVVGLGAAQVGSGLTLAALLGVATAVPSGLLGDRYGYRRVLLVSYAVRIPLFLSYLLVDGYAGFLLVACGIGLAENTGRAVQPAYITVLAEKDERISFIAYSRSVTNVGWAVGSLAAGVALALDSRTAIEALVVGNALAFVLVVLLLTRLRAGPSQVATDAAGSLTGLAGVLRDRSYLTLALLIGLLSVCSEFFTVGLPLWIVTRTAAPSWTLSLVLLLSTLLVVALQVAVSRRTDTLKGAARAGLYAGVVLFGGCLIMPVSADAGPVAATLVIVLGVVLITFGELYSAASSWGLSFALSEEGHHGVYLGVWSFSTQLMQALAPVVMGAVLVGGEYAGWLSFGAFFLAAGVLVVLVTRHADRVHEPV from the coding sequence ATGAGCCGTCTTCCCCGGCTGCTTCCCCCACGCCCCGCCCTGCGGACCTACGCGCTGATCACCCTCGTCGAATCCGCGGGCAACAGCCTCTTCATCGCGGGCAGCGCGATCTTCTTCATCCGCGTCGTCGGTCTGGGGGCGGCGCAGGTGGGCAGCGGCCTGACCCTGGCCGCGCTGCTCGGCGTCGCGACGGCGGTTCCCAGCGGGCTCCTCGGCGACCGCTACGGCTACCGACGGGTCCTGCTGGTCTCCTACGCCGTGCGGATTCCGTTGTTCCTGTCCTATCTGCTGGTGGACGGCTACGCCGGCTTCCTGCTCGTCGCCTGCGGCATCGGCCTCGCGGAGAACACGGGGCGCGCGGTGCAGCCCGCGTACATCACGGTGCTCGCCGAGAAGGACGAGCGGATCTCGTTCATCGCCTACAGCAGGTCCGTGACGAACGTCGGCTGGGCCGTGGGCAGTCTGGCCGCGGGCGTCGCGCTCGCGCTGGACTCCCGCACGGCCATCGAGGCGCTGGTCGTGGGGAACGCCCTGGCCTTCGTCCTGGTGGTGCTGCTCCTGACGCGCCTGCGGGCCGGACCGTCCCAAGTGGCCACGGACGCGGCCGGATCGCTGACGGGCCTCGCCGGCGTCCTGCGCGACCGCTCCTACCTCACGCTGGCGCTGCTGATCGGACTGCTGTCGGTGTGCTCGGAGTTCTTCACGGTCGGGCTGCCGCTGTGGATCGTCACGCGCACCGCGGCGCCCTCGTGGACGCTCTCCCTCGTCCTGCTGCTCAGCACCCTCCTGGTGGTCGCGCTCCAGGTGGCCGTCAGCCGTCGCACGGACACGCTGAAGGGGGCCGCGCGCGCCGGCCTGTACGCGGGCGTCGTCCTCTTCGGCGGCTGTCTGATCATGCCGGTGTCCGCCGACGCGGGACCGGTCGCCGCGACCCTCGTCATCGTCCTGGGCGTCGTCCTGATCACCTTCGGCGAGCTGTACTCCGCCGCGTCGAGCTGGGGCCTGTCCTTCGCGCTGTCGGAAGAGGGCCACCACGGCGTGTACTTGGGCGTCTGGAGCTTCTCCACCCAGCTGATGCAGGCCCTGGCGCCGGTGGTGATGGGGGCCGTCCTGGTCGGGGGCGAGTACGCCGGGTGGCTCTCGTTCGGCGCGTTCTTCCTGGCGGCGGGCGTGCTCGTCGTGCTGGTGACCCGGCACGCGGACCGCGTCCACGAGCCCGTGTGA
- a CDS encoding S-adenosylmethionine decarboxylase codes for MPETEFGSVYGSHVMLRVRQVAWPDQLDDPQTVGHFLRELVTRIGMRILDGPLTASEQGDQAHYGYSSVVILQESHAAIHTYPRLGQFFLDVFSCRPFDMRVVIGTCEDFFGAFEIAEQAKLDRGLHWPGPATERLTEWTATR; via the coding sequence ATGCCAGAAACGGAGTTCGGCTCGGTTTACGGGTCACACGTCATGCTGCGCGTGCGGCAGGTCGCGTGGCCCGATCAGCTCGACGATCCGCAGACGGTGGGCCATTTCCTGCGGGAGCTCGTCACGCGTATCGGCATGCGCATACTCGACGGGCCGCTCACCGCGTCCGAACAAGGGGACCAGGCGCACTACGGATACTCCAGCGTGGTGATTCTCCAGGAATCCCACGCGGCCATCCACACCTATCCGCGGTTGGGACAGTTCTTCCTGGACGTCTTCTCCTGCCGCCCCTTCGACATGCGGGTGGTCATCGGCACCTGCGAGGACTTCTTCGGAGCGTTCGAGATCGCCGAACAAGCCAAGCTCGACCGCGGCCTGCACTGGCCCGGTCCCGCGACGGAGCGCCTCACAGAGTGGACGGCCACGCGCTAG
- a CDS encoding GNAT family N-acetyltransferase — protein MTDHLRTDPGRGPVPPAPSPPAPTPALDPGTGVLPSVEACDAAEWARLGRGRSLYVSRPYLAYAERCHQDGAAYVTCRAQGRLVAALPAYECAWPDGELDAYDYQDQYGGLPALAGVDRALWYPGMLGGTRSGYVTDPLLDPALDERAQREATRRLLRGFRQRAADRGARSAALLYLTSDAARIVSASSAREEAPDGERAPLLLSPFGVDTWLPVDFATFEDYVRQLSSKRRHAVRREIAAFRAQGRRVEVTRLGDCPEALGQLLANVQRKYGHRSTAARMTDLLDQYTRVLDDESRVFLCRGPDGGLLGYALYFAWEGVLYARNVGFDYERLPGDDGTYFNLLFYEPIAYAVEHGYRAVHFGMGSRAKAARGALIRPLWSLLLPPEGARVPSPGEAGAWNAAWRDRWAREYRGFGAQLPDAEWGLTEGPWA, from the coding sequence ATGACGGACCACCTGCGCACGGATCCCGGGAGGGGGCCGGTACCGCCTGCCCCGTCGCCGCCTGCCCCGACTCCCGCGCTGGATCCCGGCACGGGCGTCCTGCCGTCGGTCGAGGCGTGCGACGCCGCCGAGTGGGCGCGGCTCGGCCGAGGCCGGAGCCTGTACGTCAGCCGCCCCTACCTCGCGTACGCCGAGCGGTGCCACCAGGACGGGGCCGCGTACGTCACCTGCCGGGCCCAGGGGCGCCTGGTGGCGGCGCTCCCGGCCTACGAGTGCGCCTGGCCGGACGGCGAGCTCGACGCCTACGACTACCAGGACCAGTACGGCGGCCTGCCCGCCCTGGCCGGGGTGGACCGGGCCCTCTGGTACCCGGGCATGCTCGGCGGCACCCGCAGCGGATACGTGACCGACCCGCTCCTCGACCCCGCCCTCGACGAGCGCGCGCAGCGCGAGGCGACGCGGCGGCTCCTGCGCGGCTTCCGCCAACGCGCCGCCGACCGGGGCGCCCGCAGCGCCGCCCTGCTCTATCTGACCTCGGACGCCGCGAGGATCGTGTCCGCCTCCTCGGCACGGGAGGAGGCGCCCGACGGCGAGCGGGCCCCGCTGCTCCTCTCGCCGTTCGGCGTCGACACCTGGCTGCCGGTGGACTTCGCGACGTTCGAGGACTACGTACGGCAGCTGTCCTCGAAGCGGCGCCACGCGGTCCGGCGCGAGATCGCGGCCTTCCGCGCGCAGGGCAGAAGGGTGGAGGTGACCCGGCTCGGCGACTGCCCCGAGGCACTGGGGCAACTGCTGGCGAACGTCCAGCGCAAGTACGGCCACCGGAGCACCGCGGCCCGGATGACGGACCTCCTCGACCAGTACACCCGCGTGCTCGACGACGAGAGCCGCGTCTTCCTCTGCCGGGGGCCGGACGGCGGCCTCCTCGGCTACGCCCTGTACTTCGCGTGGGAAGGGGTCCTGTACGCGCGGAACGTCGGGTTCGACTACGAGCGGCTGCCCGGCGACGACGGCACGTACTTCAACCTCCTCTTCTACGAGCCCATCGCCTACGCCGTCGAACACGGCTACAGGGCCGTGCACTTCGGCATGGGCTCCCGCGCCAAGGCGGCACGCGGCGCCCTGATCCGGCCCTTGTGGTCCCTCCTCCTTCCCCCCGAGGGCGCACGGGTTCCCTCGCCCGGGGAGGCAGGCGCGTGGAACGCGGCCTGGCGCGATCGGTGGGCGCGGGAGTACCGGGGGTTCGGTGCGCAGCTGCCGGACGCGGAGTGGGGCCTGACGGAGGGGCCCTGGGCCTAG
- a CDS encoding ABC transporter substrate-binding protein: MLRRLSTLLCAGVLVAGCGSARGEVVAGVPLVAAGRLTTCTNLPYPPFEYEKDRRVVGFDIDMTGLVAKRLGVRQRVVDFPFEVLKTGTVLNAERCDIVAAALAVTGDRERYVDFSAPYFRAVLCVVVRRGTRVDSLADVRHRRLRVGVQSGTTGADHTLAAGIDPRSYATVDGQLDALRSGQVEVLVQDCPAVSTWLQDPRHATAFTTALTVDAEQDYAFAVRQGEHPGLRRLVDEVIATARRDGTYERLYRKWIGVPPVRAASPEAG; the protein is encoded by the coding sequence GTGCTGAGGCGCCTGTCGACGCTGCTGTGCGCGGGCGTCCTGGTGGCGGGGTGCGGCAGCGCGCGCGGCGAGGTCGTGGCCGGGGTCCCGCTGGTCGCCGCCGGTCGGCTCACCACCTGCACCAATCTGCCCTACCCTCCGTTCGAGTACGAGAAGGACCGGCGCGTCGTCGGCTTCGACATCGACATGACGGGCCTGGTGGCGAAGCGGCTCGGGGTGCGGCAGCGCGTCGTCGACTTCCCCTTCGAGGTGCTCAAGACCGGGACGGTGCTCAACGCCGAGCGGTGCGACATCGTCGCGGCGGCCCTGGCGGTCACCGGGGACCGCGAGCGCTACGTCGACTTCTCGGCGCCGTACTTCCGCGCCGTGCTGTGCGTGGTGGTCCGCCGCGGCACCCGGGTGGACTCCCTGGCCGACGTACGCCACCGGCGGCTGCGCGTCGGCGTGCAGTCCGGGACGACCGGGGCCGATCACACCCTCGCCGCGGGCATCGACCCGCGCTCGTACGCCACGGTCGACGGGCAGCTCGACGCCCTGCGCTCCGGGCAGGTGGAGGTCCTCGTCCAGGACTGCCCCGCGGTGTCCACCTGGCTGCAGGACCCCCGGCACGCCACCGCCTTCACCACGGCCCTGACCGTCGACGCCGAGCAGGACTACGCGTTCGCCGTCCGCCAGGGGGAGCACCCCGGGCTGCGGCGGCTGGTCGACGAGGTGATCGCCACGGCCCGGCGCGACGGCACGTACGAGCGCCTGTACCGGAAGTGGATCGGTGTCCCCCCGGTCCGGGCCGCCTCCCCGGAGGCCGGATGA
- a CDS encoding radical SAM protein, whose protein sequence is MTSQVADYRFTSHGWNARTPRQQARVHTYKGAYVSITSLCNTDICTYCYARDQKTEHHTMPLTLFSEVLDMLQDVSDFPEVYLVGGEPTIVPDLPGYIGEIERRGWSTTVYTNGGFNAKRRDVLLASPAVTRMSFHYDELLFERYAWLRPRWRENLAAMAETCETSVIGVIDGPDFPFTELVDLAAEYGASFTWIFSTPTSGGTPFLGLHAMRELGPAVQRMLLHAEERGVQTSPDLPVPLCIFEPDFLQRYAEKFALVRRCKPFAYFHVDGRVSYCTAMPVFTAPRPHSGAELATVIEAHRAQDTKLKQRPSFPECVTCEMHLKQKCQGGCMTYKVYQEEKPNNVVAVDILPTAPADYQA, encoded by the coding sequence ATGACGTCTCAGGTAGCGGACTACCGGTTCACATCTCATGGCTGGAACGCCCGGACACCGCGCCAGCAGGCGCGCGTGCACACCTACAAGGGCGCGTACGTGTCGATCACGTCGCTGTGCAACACCGACATCTGCACGTACTGCTACGCGCGCGATCAGAAGACCGAGCACCACACGATGCCGCTCACGCTGTTCAGCGAGGTCCTGGACATGCTCCAGGACGTCTCCGACTTCCCCGAGGTGTACCTCGTGGGCGGCGAGCCCACCATCGTCCCCGACCTGCCCGGATACATCGGGGAGATCGAGCGCCGCGGGTGGTCGACCACCGTCTACACCAACGGCGGGTTCAACGCCAAGCGCCGGGACGTGCTGCTCGCCAGCCCCGCGGTCACCCGCATGAGCTTCCACTACGACGAGCTCCTCTTCGAGAGGTACGCCTGGCTCCGGCCACGCTGGCGGGAGAACCTGGCGGCCATGGCGGAGACCTGCGAGACCTCGGTCATCGGCGTGATCGACGGGCCCGACTTCCCCTTCACCGAACTCGTCGACCTGGCCGCGGAGTACGGCGCCTCCTTCACCTGGATCTTCTCCACCCCGACGTCCGGCGGAACGCCGTTCCTCGGCCTGCACGCGATGCGGGAGCTGGGCCCCGCCGTCCAGCGCATGCTCCTGCACGCCGAGGAGCGCGGGGTGCAGACCTCACCCGACCTGCCGGTCCCGCTGTGCATCTTCGAGCCGGACTTCCTCCAGCGCTACGCCGAGAAGTTCGCCCTCGTGCGCCGCTGCAAGCCGTTCGCCTACTTCCACGTGGACGGCCGGGTCAGCTACTGCACCGCGATGCCCGTCTTCACCGCACCGCGGCCCCATTCCGGCGCCGAACTCGCCACCGTGATCGAGGCGCACCGGGCCCAGGACACCAAGCTGAAGCAGCGCCCCTCCTTCCCCGAATGCGTGACCTGCGAGATGCACCTCAAGCAGAAGTGCCAGGGCGGCTGCATGACCTACAAGGTCTACCAGGAGGAGAAGCCGAACAATGTCGTCGCGGTCGATATCCTTCCTACAGCTCCCGCTGATTACCAAGCCTGA
- a CDS encoding amino acid ABC transporter permease has product MTASKAVAAGLPVRRRRGLLLAAQYLALAVAVFAVVLAADWSGLQRNFAEPHIARAMFPDLVVVGLRNTVLYTVTGYGIGFALGLGVALLRTSRAAPYRWLAAVYVEVFRGLPALLVFAFIGVGLPLAFPGFVVPGGVIGQAGLALGLVSSAYLAETFRAGIAAVPRSQVEAALSLGMSDRQAMTAVVLPQALRTMVPPLTNELVAAFKDSSLVLFLGVSLDQRDLAKFGQDAAGTQSNSTPIIAAGCCYLLVTVPLAFLVRRLEARRGKGGGHP; this is encoded by the coding sequence ATGACGGCCTCGAAAGCGGTGGCGGCCGGCCTTCCCGTCCGGCGGCGGCGCGGACTGCTCCTCGCCGCGCAGTACCTCGCGCTCGCCGTCGCGGTCTTCGCCGTCGTGCTCGCGGCCGACTGGTCCGGCCTGCAACGCAACTTCGCGGAGCCGCACATCGCCAGGGCGATGTTCCCGGACCTCGTCGTCGTCGGGCTGCGCAACACCGTGCTCTACACGGTGACGGGGTACGGGATCGGATTCGCGCTGGGCCTCGGCGTCGCGCTGCTGCGGACCTCCAGGGCGGCGCCGTACCGCTGGCTCGCCGCCGTGTACGTCGAGGTCTTCCGCGGTCTGCCCGCGCTGCTGGTGTTCGCCTTCATCGGGGTGGGGCTGCCGTTGGCGTTCCCCGGGTTCGTCGTGCCGGGCGGTGTGATCGGGCAGGCGGGCCTCGCGCTCGGCCTGGTGTCGAGCGCGTACCTGGCGGAGACGTTCCGGGCCGGGATCGCCGCGGTGCCCCGCAGCCAGGTCGAGGCGGCGCTCTCCCTGGGGATGTCCGACCGGCAGGCGATGACCGCGGTGGTCCTGCCGCAGGCGCTGCGCACGATGGTGCCGCCCCTCACCAACGAACTGGTGGCGGCGTTCAAGGACTCGTCCCTGGTGCTGTTCCTGGGGGTGAGCCTGGACCAGCGCGATCTGGCGAAGTTCGGCCAGGACGCGGCGGGAACGCAGAGCAACAGCACGCCGATCATCGCGGCCGGCTGCTGCTATCTGCTGGTGACGGTGCCGCTGGCCTTCCTGGTGCGGCGCCTCGAAGCACGGCGTGGAAAGGGCGGGGGACACCCATGA
- a CDS encoding radical SAM protein: MGRIFDRDFPQGEAYTIPELPLWVTRLSAVARRLDWTPRLVDFASYTGPERNIDVDGLARQVRATAPALVAMSPYTANYQLAVALARRIKRLAPRTTVVVGGPHVSELPQESLRDGFDYVVVGRGEAPLAQLLSELSAGRRPGNGYPGLLAPGPGERTAERRELFQDYWTMEADYDVLPRGYPLHYARIYATLGCPYRCSFCADTLWIGMKPYLQDTERLRRELTRMKERFDPAVLFVGDEVFTLNHDHCSAVIDLLGEVGIPWFCQTRANLLVRDSDRKLLAKMPDAGCRLINIGAESTDSEVIQNLQKRITADQLHAACERAKEHDLAVLTYWMVGAPGESRRSADATLDDMVGLLDAGLTDLVDYFICTPYPGTSIYRDPDKYRVTIEPKPWRLWREDIPSVMSTVELPAAEIYDLWLAGLRRITSVMRAESMQSAP, from the coding sequence ATGGGCCGGATATTCGACCGCGACTTCCCGCAGGGCGAGGCGTACACCATTCCGGAGCTCCCGCTGTGGGTGACCCGCCTCTCCGCGGTCGCCCGACGCCTCGACTGGACGCCCCGGCTCGTCGACTTCGCCTCGTACACCGGGCCGGAGCGGAACATCGACGTCGACGGTCTCGCCCGGCAGGTGCGGGCCACGGCGCCCGCCCTGGTGGCGATGTCCCCCTACACGGCCAACTACCAGCTGGCCGTGGCGCTCGCCCGCCGGATCAAGCGCCTCGCCCCCCGCACCACGGTCGTCGTGGGCGGGCCGCACGTCAGCGAACTGCCGCAGGAGAGCCTCCGCGACGGCTTCGACTACGTCGTGGTGGGGCGCGGCGAGGCACCGCTCGCCCAGCTGCTGTCCGAGCTGTCCGCCGGGCGCCGCCCGGGCAACGGCTACCCCGGGCTGCTCGCGCCGGGCCCGGGCGAGCGGACCGCGGAGCGGCGCGAGCTGTTCCAGGACTACTGGACGATGGAGGCCGACTACGACGTCCTGCCCCGCGGATACCCCCTGCACTACGCCCGGATCTACGCCACCCTCGGCTGCCCCTACCGCTGTTCGTTCTGCGCCGACACGCTGTGGATCGGCATGAAGCCCTATCTCCAGGACACCGAGCGGCTGCGCCGGGAACTCACCAGGATGAAGGAGCGCTTCGACCCGGCCGTGCTCTTCGTGGGGGACGAGGTCTTCACCCTCAACCACGACCACTGCTCGGCCGTGATCGACCTGCTCGGCGAGGTGGGCATCCCGTGGTTCTGCCAGACCAGAGCCAATCTGCTGGTGCGCGACTCCGATCGCAAGCTCCTCGCGAAGATGCCGGACGCGGGCTGCCGCCTCATCAACATCGGCGCGGAGAGCACCGACTCCGAGGTCATCCAGAACCTTCAGAAGCGCATCACGGCGGACCAGCTGCACGCCGCCTGCGAACGGGCCAAGGAGCACGACCTCGCCGTCCTGACCTACTGGATGGTGGGGGCCCCGGGGGAGTCGCGCCGGTCCGCCGACGCGACCCTCGACGACATGGTGGGGCTGCTCGACGCGGGCCTGACGGACCTGGTGGACTACTTCATCTGCACGCCCTACCCGGGAACCTCCATCTACCGCGACCCCGACAAGTACCGCGTCACCATCGAGCCCAAGCCCTGGCGGCTGTGGCGCGAGGACATCCCCTCGGTGATGAGCACGGTCGAGCTGCCCGCCGCCGAGATCTACGACCTGTGGCTGGCCGGGCTGCGCCGGATCACGAGCGTCATGCGGGCCGAGAGCATGCAGTCGGCCCCGTGA
- a CDS encoding AAA family ATPase: MRRKSSVMIGRDACLKSLVHHYEHLDADRPRFLLIRGEAGIGKSRLLGEFLDIAERREGILLQGDCLSLRLFGGPFAPLIQALRHPVVRSGTAHRRARIAQDLRTLTEALSSLGAPAPAASRPSAAQIAEQVLSTLARISHDAPVVLAIEDIHWADAATRELIQFLHHNLQRARVLLVLTDRTDEPSPQPTHLHLVAELVRAGAEIIELESLEADDIRLLLASRGGGEVADDVAREIHRRSGGNPLYCEFLQDAWSTGEVLPNTLKDLLLARTSRVSARARTLLELLAVVGHPASEGMLAALWEGGALGPALREAVAAKLLASRDGGYRFRHSLISEALLDELLPGDLARLHRRVAETLTTRSALADDTGHLFALRIANHWYAAGEKATALRTAVHAALLIDVSSPADALRLYERALNLSGHLREWPVPSTCRAEVLRRAAESAFSSGDVVKARTLVHQALGEIAAGRPGAPSRALLYEHLGRYLEGSNGQDSGQECRECYERALSELAASDSPRTWARVLCSCGLSRVTTGCAADGMGLLSRARTIAARSEDPHLQAIVDMNLAEATSCVRELETSIKYARNARDAAFRIDCADVALRTYFVEARAAYLVSGRLADSIRIRWEGLRFADRHGQAYSGGTMLRLALVEDLIEAGGWGEAAGLTLDRLPSNPKSILETEEHLVSCFLAAHRGHPVARERVPELQRLLPVDNLVHETYFLSLLVPVASALGHQQALEELSDRVLELAAHPLPSLGGGLFLVHALAAVIEAHGDRADGEGGCGHGVPRLLDVAEETYARARTSVAAEVELTDGVIEVARAQAERHRGVHRAEHWSRACEVFRRTGARARLAPALLGQGRALLTQHAEHRRAHRLLEAAHGLAAKMGAEPLCRRIANVAEHAAPGQGETAPHPADLTPRQAEVLRLIAHGRTDREIAEELTISTRTANSHVAHILERLGARNRSEAALRYHQTHQAAPEPGTRAVDA; the protein is encoded by the coding sequence ATGCGCAGGAAGAGCTCCGTAATGATCGGCCGGGACGCCTGCCTGAAAAGCCTCGTCCACCACTATGAACATCTGGACGCCGACCGCCCCCGATTCCTGCTGATACGGGGCGAAGCCGGAATAGGCAAGAGCCGATTACTCGGGGAGTTCCTCGACATCGCGGAGCGGCGCGAGGGGATCCTGCTCCAGGGCGACTGCCTCTCGCTACGGCTCTTCGGCGGCCCTTTCGCGCCCCTCATCCAAGCGCTGCGGCACCCGGTCGTCCGGTCCGGAACGGCCCACCGACGCGCCAGGATCGCGCAGGACCTGCGGACGCTGACCGAGGCGCTGTCCTCCCTCGGTGCCCCGGCACCGGCCGCCTCCCGCCCCTCCGCGGCGCAGATCGCCGAACAGGTGCTCAGCACACTGGCCCGGATCAGCCACGACGCCCCCGTCGTCCTCGCGATCGAGGACATCCACTGGGCCGACGCGGCCACCCGGGAACTGATCCAGTTCCTGCACCACAACCTCCAGCGGGCGCGCGTCCTGCTGGTGCTCACGGACCGCACCGACGAGCCGTCCCCGCAGCCGACGCACCTCCACCTCGTCGCCGAACTCGTTCGCGCCGGCGCGGAAATCATCGAACTGGAATCCCTCGAGGCCGACGACATCCGGCTGCTCCTCGCCTCCCGCGGCGGTGGCGAGGTGGCCGACGACGTGGCCCGGGAGATCCACCGGCGCTCCGGCGGCAACCCCCTGTACTGCGAGTTCCTCCAGGACGCGTGGAGCACCGGCGAGGTCCTGCCCAACACCCTCAAGGACCTGCTGCTCGCCCGCACCTCCCGGGTCTCCGCCCGAGCGCGCACCCTGCTGGAACTCCTCGCGGTCGTCGGCCATCCCGCCTCCGAGGGCATGCTCGCCGCGCTGTGGGAGGGCGGGGCGCTCGGGCCCGCCCTGCGCGAGGCGGTCGCCGCGAAACTCCTCGCCTCGCGCGACGGCGGCTACCGGTTCCGGCACTCCCTGATCAGCGAGGCGCTCCTCGACGAACTGCTGCCCGGCGACCTCGCGCGGCTGCACCGGCGCGTGGCCGAGACCCTCACGACGAGGTCGGCGCTCGCCGACGACACCGGCCATCTGTTCGCCCTGCGCATCGCCAACCACTGGTACGCGGCGGGCGAGAAGGCCACCGCCCTGCGGACCGCCGTCCACGCCGCCCTGCTGATCGACGTCTCCTCCCCGGCGGACGCGCTGCGCCTGTACGAACGGGCCCTGAACCTCTCCGGCCACCTGCGGGAATGGCCGGTGCCGAGCACCTGCCGCGCCGAGGTGCTCCGGCGCGCCGCGGAGTCCGCCTTCTCGTCGGGCGACGTCGTCAAGGCCCGCACCTTGGTCCACCAGGCCCTGGGGGAGATCGCCGCGGGCCGGCCCGGCGCACCCTCGCGGGCGCTCCTGTACGAACACCTCGGCCGCTATCTGGAAGGCAGCAACGGCCAGGACTCGGGGCAGGAGTGCCGGGAGTGCTACGAGCGCGCCCTGAGCGAACTCGCCGCGTCCGACAGCCCCCGGACCTGGGCCCGGGTGCTGTGCTCCTGCGGCCTCTCCCGCGTCACGACCGGCTGCGCGGCCGACGGGATGGGTCTCCTCTCGCGCGCCCGCACCATCGCCGCGCGCTCCGAGGACCCCCATCTGCAGGCCATCGTGGACATGAACCTCGCGGAGGCGACGAGCTGCGTCCGCGAGCTGGAGACGTCCATCAAGTACGCCAGGAACGCGCGGGACGCGGCCTTCCGCATCGACTGCGCCGACGTGGCGCTGCGCACCTACTTCGTGGAGGCGCGGGCCGCGTACCTGGTGAGCGGGCGCCTGGCCGACTCCATCAGGATCCGCTGGGAAGGGCTCCGCTTCGCCGACCGGCACGGCCAGGCCTACTCCGGCGGAACGATGCTGCGCCTCGCGCTAGTCGAGGACCTGATCGAAGCGGGCGGCTGGGGCGAGGCCGCCGGGCTCACCCTGGACCGGCTGCCCAGCAACCCCAAGTCGATCCTGGAGACCGAGGAACACCTGGTCTCCTGCTTCCTCGCCGCCCACCGGGGGCACCCCGTGGCCAGGGAGCGCGTGCCCGAGCTCCAGCGGCTGCTGCCGGTCGACAACCTGGTGCACGAGACCTACTTCCTGAGCCTGCTCGTCCCCGTCGCCTCGGCCCTCGGCCACCAGCAGGCCCTGGAGGAGCTCTCGGACCGCGTGCTCGAACTGGCCGCGCACCCCCTGCCGTCGCTCGGCGGCGGCCTGTTCCTCGTGCACGCGCTCGCGGCGGTCATCGAGGCGCACGGCGACCGCGCCGACGGCGAGGGCGGCTGCGGGCACGGCGTGCCGCGGCTGCTCGACGTCGCCGAGGAGACCTACGCCCGGGCCCGGACCTCCGTGGCCGCGGAGGTGGAACTGACCGACGGCGTCATCGAGGTGGCCCGCGCCCAGGCCGAGCGGCACCGGGGCGTGCACCGCGCGGAGCACTGGTCGCGCGCCTGCGAGGTCTTCCGCCGCACGGGCGCCCGGGCCCGCCTCGCCCCGGCGCTGCTCGGGCAGGGCCGGGCGCTCCTCACCCAGCACGCGGAGCACCGCAGGGCACACCGGCTCCTGGAGGCCGCGCACGGACTCGCCGCCAAGATGGGCGCGGAGCCCCTGTGCCGGCGGATCGCGAACGTCGCCGAGCACGCCGCACCCGGGCAGGGCGAGACGGCCCCGCACCCGGCGGACCTCACGCCGCGCCAGGCCGAGGTGCTCCGCCTGATCGCCCACGGCCGGACCGACCGGGAGATCGCCGAAGAGCTGACGATCAGCACCCGCACGGCGAACTCGCACGTCGCGCACATCCTGGAGCGGCTCGGCGCCCGCAACCGCTCCGAGGCGGCCCTGCGCTACCACCAGACCCACCAGGCCGCCCCCGAGCCCGGCACGCGCGCGGTGGACGCATGA